The region GTTTAAAAGGTCCAGCATAAGTTATCTGAATGCCTTTGTCATTAATTACTCCAAGGTCTTCAAAAACAGAACCATATTCAGTCTGTAGCGAAGCAAGGCTGTTGTTTAGAAAGTCTTCATTATTAAGTTCCTCAAAAGTAAATGATTTTGCCATAAATCTTATACTGTTTAATTTTTCCAGCAAAAAACCGTCAATATTTTGCTTATGCTTTAAAACAAGTTCGCCGAGATGGGCGTTTTGTTTTTTATGGTAGGAAGCACTGAAGCGTTCTAAAATAATGCCGCTGACCGTGACTAAAGGAACAAAAGAAAGCGCAATAATAATAAAAAGCATTTTTTTTAAAAGGTATTTATAATAAGGATCTTTTAGTTGGTTTTTCCAGGTCATGGTATAAAATCAGAAATTGTTTTTTCAACAGTTATGCAAGTATATGTTTTTGTCTATCTTATAATCTATCGTCTGTAAAGTTGTTTTTGGCGGACACATGGATGAAAAATCAGGACGTGTTCGTGTTTTTAATATTAATTATTGAAAAAAAGGTTATATGTATTTGTTTATATAGGATATATATATTAATAAGCGCCGTAGGAATCAACTCAAGAAATAAGTTTTTGTTAGTTTGTTATGTATTTTTTAAAGCAACCCCGGTTTAACTCTTTCCTTTCAAAAAAACCGGAAATCCCCATACAATATTTCGGCAGTATGTCATAGTGTATTTTACATATTGTAAAAAATATCGACACAGATCTTAAAAATCACAAATTGCGTATCATGACTTATTCTAATAAATCTATATGTTATAAATATATGCCTTTAAATAAAGATGGCACATGTCTTGCCTTAATATTTGTAAAATAATTTATACCGGGGGAATAGGCATTGAAAAAAGAATTCAAAATACTAATTGCAGACCGAAACTCCAATGTTAGAGAATTTTTAAAGCGTGAAATGACAGACGAAGGATATGCCGTTGTTATGGCGGAAAATGGAAGGGATGTTTTAAAATGGGTATATAATCTTAATCCTGTCGATCTTTTAATACTTGATCCTGATTTGCCCGATGCTGATGAATCTTTATTGCTGATGAAACTTAATCAAAAAACCCCCTACATTCCGGTAGTACTTCATACATTTTTTTCAGATTATATTGCTACTTCAAAAATTCTTGCTCTATCAGAGTTTGTTGAAAAAGGCGGAAACAGCATAGAACAACTTAAAAAAATTATTGAAACTATTTTAAAGAACAATATCAGCACAAACCTTGGAAAAGGATAGGCGGAGGTACTGATATGAAAAGAAGGTTATACGCAAATCTTCAGAGAAGAATTATTCTTATAACCCTATTTGTTTCCTTCGTACCGCTGATCTTTCTTAGTATTACAATCTACCAACAATTTGCACGTGTTTTTAAAAACAAAATTCAAGAACAAATCACTTATCGGGCTAGAGTTCAGAGTAATGCTATAGAACTATTCCTAAAAGAACGCACTGCAATTCTTTTGGCTATGTCCGACTCATATACATTTGATTTCCTATCGGAAAAAAATAATCTCGAGAAAATCTTCAAAATAATGAACAACCGGGTTGGAGGGTTCATTGATCTGGGAATGATAGACAGCTCCGGCCGTCATGTCGCTTACATCGGTCCTTATAACCTCCTTGATGTTAATTATTATTCGGAACCATGGTTTCATGAGGTTGAAAGCAAGGGTGTTTATGTAAGTGATGTGTTTATGGGATATAGAAACGTACCTCATTTTATTATCGCCCTCCAGCGTCAGGAAGCAAACAGAAGATGGATACTAAGAGCGACTATAGATTCCGATGTTTTTGAAAGCCTCGTTCGTACCGCACAGGTTGGAAAAACAGGGGATGCTTTTATTATAAACAAAGATGGCTACTACCAAACCAGCATGCGTTTTGGAGGCGCAATTCTTTCCAAATCGAGCATAGACACTACTATCTTCGGAGAGGGAACAATGGCGCTGGAAAAGATAAACGAACATGGGAAAAAGTTGTTATATGCCGGCCGCTGGTTTAAAAAAAACAACTGGCTTCTTGTTATAAGCCAGGATGCTTCCGAAGAAATGACACACCTTTTCAAAACAAAACAAATGGAAATTGTTATCGTAACAATAGGCTGTCTGATGATAATTTTTACTACTATCTTTACAACTCACAAAATCATAAAACGTCTGGAATATGCAGACAATAAGATGAACGAACTTAATGCTCAACTCGTTCATTCGGATAAACTGGCTGCCCTTGGCAAGATGGCCACAGGTGTTGCCCATGAAATAAATAATCCTCTTGCAGTAATAGCTGAAAAAACAGGTTGGATGGAAGATCTCTTAGAGGAAGAAGAGTTTCAGAGCAGCCAAAATCTCGAAGAGTATAAAAAGTCGCTTTTAAAAATCGAAGAGCATGTTGAAAGGGCAAGAAAGGTTACACATGGAATGCTCGGATTTGCGCGCAGGATGGAACCTCACTTAGAAGATGTTGACATTAATAAGGTCATTAATGAAACAATAACTTTTCTTGAAAGTTATGCCCGTACAAATAATATCTCTATAATAAATGATTCAAAATCCGATCTTCCTATTATCGCAAGTGATCATTCACAGATACAGCAGGTATTTTTGAATCTTTTGACCAACGCTATAGATGCGGTAGGAAAAGATGGAAATATATATATAAGCAGTAAAAGCAATGATTCTAAAATAGCAGTCAGCATAAAAGACAATGGGCCTGGGATTCCCAAAGAGCGTCAGACAAGAGTTTTTGAACCCTTTTTCACCACCAAAAAATCGGGCAAAGGCACAGGGCTTGGTTTATCCGTCAGTTATAATATTGTAAAGAATCTGGGTGGAACCATAAACCTTGAAAGTGAAGAAGGGAAAGGGACAACATTTACCGTTACACTTCCGGTTGTTGTTCCTGAAAAGAAATAAAAGCAAAACAGGAGGACTAATGTTTACCTTCCGTGTATTAATTGTTGATGATGAAACTGATTTTCTGGAAACAATAGTAAATCGTCTGCAAAAAAGGAAAATAGAGGCAACAGGAGTTTTAAGCGGAGAAGCCGCATTAGACCTTATTAATAAAACATCCTTTGATGTTGTTTTGCTGGACGTCAAGATGCCGGGTGGAATTGACGGGATAGAGGTGTTAAGAGCGATAAAAAAATTACATCCTTTAACCGAAGTAATACTTCTAACTGGTCATGCCGCTTTAGAAACCAGTATTGAAGGATTAAAGCTGGGAGCATTCGATTA is a window of Pseudomonadota bacterium DNA encoding:
- a CDS encoding response regulator, with the translated sequence MKKEFKILIADRNSNVREFLKREMTDEGYAVVMAENGRDVLKWVYNLNPVDLLILDPDLPDADESLLLMKLNQKTPYIPVVLHTFFSDYIATSKILALSEFVEKGGNSIEQLKKIIETILKNNISTNLGKG
- a CDS encoding GHKL domain-containing protein, whose protein sequence is MKRRLYANLQRRIILITLFVSFVPLIFLSITIYQQFARVFKNKIQEQITYRARVQSNAIELFLKERTAILLAMSDSYTFDFLSEKNNLEKIFKIMNNRVGGFIDLGMIDSSGRHVAYIGPYNLLDVNYYSEPWFHEVESKGVYVSDVFMGYRNVPHFIIALQRQEANRRWILRATIDSDVFESLVRTAQVGKTGDAFIINKDGYYQTSMRFGGAILSKSSIDTTIFGEGTMALEKINEHGKKLLYAGRWFKKNNWLLVISQDASEEMTHLFKTKQMEIVIVTIGCLMIIFTTIFTTHKIIKRLEYADNKMNELNAQLVHSDKLAALGKMATGVAHEINNPLAVIAEKTGWMEDLLEEEEFQSSQNLEEYKKSLLKIEEHVERARKVTHGMLGFARRMEPHLEDVDINKVINETITFLESYARTNNISIINDSKSDLPIIASDHSQIQQVFLNLLTNAIDAVGKDGNIYISSKSNDSKIAVSIKDNGPGIPKERQTRVFEPFFTTKKSGKGTGLGLSVSYNIVKNLGGTINLESEEGKGTTFTVTLPVVVPEKK
- a CDS encoding response regulator — encoded protein: MFTFRVLIVDDETDFLETIVNRLQKRKIEATGVLSGEAALDLINKTSFDVVLLDVKMPGGIDGIEVLRAIKKLHPLTEVILLTGHAALETSIEGLKLGAFDYLLKPVKFAELLEKLTAACKKKNAQQLKINSAKIQK